CAGCCAGTGAATTTCCTTCAGGCTTTACTTGCGAACCTGCTTTGCAAGAGCATCGAGTATGCCATTCACAAATTTCGCCTCGCGATCATCAAAGAATGCCTTGGCGACATCGACATATTCGCTGATCGCCGCAGCAGCGGGTACATCGGCGCGGGCCAGCAATTCGAAGGTACCGCAGCGCAGGATTTGCAGCATGGTCTTGTCGAGGCGTTTGACAGTCCAGCCACCGGCTAGCTTGCCGGTGATCAAATCGTCGATCTCCTCACGACGGGCGTCGACCCCGCTGACCAGATCGTCAAAGAAATCGACTTCGGCATCGGCATATTGATCGTCTTCGATCTCGCGACCGAGACGGTGCTGGTGGAATTCGTTCAGAAGCCGGGCGAGGGCGGTGCCCTCCATGTCCTTCTGGTATAGTGCCTGCACGGCGGCGAGCCTCGCAGCGGAGCGAGACTGGCTGCGGTTGTTGTCTGTGCTGTTCATTTGAGACGCAATTCTATTGAGGCGGCATGGGCCGGCAGCCCTTCGGCATGGGCCAGCTTGACCGCGGCAGGTCCGATCTTTTCCAGCCCGGATTTGTCCATCGAAATAAAGCTG
This is a stretch of genomic DNA from Parerythrobacter jejuensis. It encodes these proteins:
- the nusB gene encoding transcription antitermination factor NusB, whose translation is MNSTDNNRSQSRSAARLAAVQALYQKDMEGTALARLLNEFHQHRLGREIEDDQYADAEVDFFDDLVSGVDARREEIDDLITGKLAGGWTVKRLDKTMLQILRCGTFELLARADVPAAAAISEYVDVAKAFFDDREAKFVNGILDALAKQVRK